A stretch of Brevundimonas naejangsanensis DNA encodes these proteins:
- a CDS encoding serine hydrolase domain-containing protein, whose protein sequence is MFAQRAFLAVAAAAVLALAPLSSVRAAEPADLSPRLAPLLAGTDVPGLATLTIRDGVVAGQGVAGVRDLKSRVPATTDDVWHLGSDGKAITATAIARLVEQGVLSWETPLEALLPELAASMRPQYRQATLLDLLSHLSGLPDIIGLEETLAFYDDPRPVMEQRRAYAAVAVTQAPAVEPRTTQSYSNGGYILAAAAAERATGKSIEQLTAELVLQPLGMTTAAFGPTVAGQPLGHEDGRPLTGPRADNPTVLAPAGELHMSLQDWARFVLDQMEGEDGRGRLLSVESYRLLHTARDGKVAGLGWGTPAAFGGKPGRYLTHVGSNGYWHAVVVARLDNRSAILTVVNSGDGTQAETVNRAVLRALAGEVLGD, encoded by the coding sequence ATGTTCGCCCAACGCGCCTTTCTCGCCGTCGCCGCCGCGGCCGTGCTCGCCCTGGCCCCCTTGTCGTCGGTCCGCGCGGCCGAGCCCGCCGACCTGTCGCCTCGGCTGGCGCCCCTGCTGGCGGGAACCGACGTCCCCGGACTGGCGACCCTGACCATCCGCGACGGCGTCGTCGCAGGCCAGGGCGTCGCGGGGGTGCGTGATCTGAAGAGCCGGGTCCCGGCCACGACCGACGACGTCTGGCACCTGGGGTCGGACGGCAAGGCGATCACCGCCACGGCCATCGCTCGCCTGGTGGAGCAGGGCGTCCTGTCGTGGGAGACGCCGCTGGAGGCCCTGCTGCCCGAACTGGCGGCAAGCATGCGCCCGCAATACCGGCAGGCCACCCTGCTGGACTTGCTGTCGCACCTGTCGGGCCTGCCGGACATCATCGGCCTGGAAGAGACCCTGGCCTTCTATGACGATCCGCGCCCGGTGATGGAGCAGCGCCGGGCCTACGCCGCCGTGGCCGTGACCCAGGCCCCCGCCGTCGAACCGCGCACGACGCAGAGCTACAGCAACGGCGGCTACATCCTGGCCGCCGCCGCGGCCGAACGGGCGACCGGCAAGTCGATCGAGCAGCTGACGGCCGAACTGGTGCTGCAGCCGCTGGGCATGACCACGGCGGCGTTCGGCCCGACCGTCGCGGGCCAGCCCCTGGGGCATGAGGACGGCCGGCCGCTCACCGGGCCGCGCGCCGACAATCCGACCGTGCTGGCGCCGGCGGGCGAGCTGCACATGAGCCTGCAGGACTGGGCCCGCTTCGTTCTGGATCAGATGGAGGGCGAGGACGGTCGCGGCCGCCTGCTGTCGGTCGAGAGCTATCGCCTGCTGCATACGGCCCGGGACGGCAAGGTCGCGGGCCTGGGCTGGGGCACCCCGGCGGCCTTCGGCGGCAAGCCGGGCCGATATCTGACGCACGTGGGCTCCAACGGTTACTGGCACGCCGTGGTGGTGGCACGGCTCGACAACCGCAGCGCCATCCTGACGGTGGTCAACAGTGGCGACGGCACCCAGGCCGAGACGGTCAACCGGGCGGTCCTGCGCGCCCTGGCGGGCGAGGTGCTCGGCGACTGA
- the odhB gene encoding 2-oxoglutarate dehydrogenase complex dihydrolipoyllysine-residue succinyltransferase, with protein MADILTPALGESVAEASIAKWTKKVGDAVKKDEVLVELETDKVSLEVVAPADGVLSAINAAEGDTVVPGTVLGAVTEGGAAAAPAPAAAPAAAPAASGGAAVDIAVPTMGESVAEGSIGTWLKKSGDTVAKDELLVEIETDKVAVEVSAPAAGVLTIIAADGATVTPGQVIGSVAASGAVAAPAAAPAVAPAAAPTSAHLSPAVQRVVSENNLNPASLSASGPKGNITKADAIAAIGAAAPAAPAAAAPAAPRADQPREERVKMTRLRQTIARRLKESQNTAAQLTTFNEVDMTNVMALRAQYKEVFEKRHGVKLGFMSFFTKAVVQALHEIPAVNAEIDGTDIIYKNHYDIGIAVGTDKGLVVPVLRDADVLSLAGIEKGIAALGRAARDGALTMDQMQGGTFTITNGGTYGSLMSTPILNAPQSGILGMHNIVQRPMAINGEVKIRPMMYLALSYDHRIVDGKEAVTFLVRIKELLEDPARALLDL; from the coding sequence ATGGCCGATATCCTCACCCCCGCCCTCGGTGAATCCGTCGCCGAAGCCTCCATCGCCAAGTGGACCAAGAAGGTCGGCGACGCCGTGAAGAAGGACGAAGTCCTGGTCGAGCTGGAAACCGACAAGGTCTCGCTGGAAGTCGTGGCTCCGGCCGACGGCGTGCTGTCGGCGATCAACGCCGCCGAGGGGGACACCGTCGTTCCCGGCACGGTGCTGGGCGCCGTGACCGAAGGCGGCGCGGCCGCCGCCCCGGCTCCGGCCGCCGCGCCCGCCGCCGCTCCGGCCGCTTCGGGCGGCGCCGCGGTCGACATCGCCGTGCCGACCATGGGCGAGAGCGTCGCCGAAGGCTCGATCGGGACCTGGCTGAAGAAGTCGGGCGACACGGTCGCCAAGGACGAGCTGCTGGTCGAGATCGAGACCGACAAGGTGGCCGTCGAGGTCTCGGCCCCGGCCGCCGGCGTCCTGACCATCATCGCCGCCGACGGCGCCACCGTGACCCCCGGCCAAGTGATCGGCTCGGTCGCCGCTTCGGGCGCCGTTGCCGCTCCGGCCGCCGCGCCCGCCGTCGCTCCGGCCGCGGCCCCGACCTCGGCCCATCTGTCGCCCGCCGTCCAGCGCGTCGTTTCGGAAAACAACCTGAACCCGGCCTCGCTGTCGGCTTCGGGTCCGAAGGGCAACATCACCAAGGCTGACGCCATCGCCGCCATCGGCGCCGCCGCTCCGGCTGCGCCCGCCGCCGCCGCCCCGGCCGCCCCGCGCGCCGACCAGCCGCGCGAAGAGCGGGTGAAGATGACGCGCCTGCGTCAGACCATCGCCCGCCGCCTGAAGGAATCCCAGAACACGGCCGCCCAGCTGACCACCTTCAACGAGGTGGACATGACCAACGTCATGGCCTTGCGCGCCCAGTACAAGGAAGTCTTCGAGAAGCGCCACGGCGTGAAGCTGGGCTTCATGTCCTTCTTCACCAAGGCGGTGGTCCAGGCCCTGCACGAAATCCCGGCGGTCAACGCCGAGATCGACGGCACGGACATCATCTACAAGAACCACTACGACATCGGCATCGCCGTCGGCACCGACAAGGGCCTGGTGGTTCCGGTGCTGCGTGACGCCGACGTCCTGTCGCTGGCCGGCATCGAAAAGGGCATCGCCGCCCTGGGCCGGGCCGCCCGCGACGGCGCCCTGACCATGGACCAGATGCAGGGCGGCACCTTCACCATCACCAACGGCGGCACCTACGGCTCGCTGATGTCGACGCCGATCCTGAACGCGCCGCAATCGGGCATCCTGGGCATGCACAACATCGTGCAGCGTCCGATGGCCATCAACGGCGAGGTCAAGATCCGCCCGATGATGTACCTGGCCCTCAGCTACGATCACCGCATCGTCGACGGCAAGGAAGCCGTGACCTTCCTGGTCCGCATCAAGGAACTGCTGGAAGATCCGGCGCGCGCCCTGCTGGACCTGTAA
- the sucD gene encoding succinate--CoA ligase subunit alpha, protein MSILVNKNTKILVQGLTGKTGSFHTEQALAYYGTQMVGGIHPAKGGQTWTGSHGESLPIFASVAEGKERTGADASVIYVPPAGAADAIIEAIEAEIPFITCITEGIPVQDMVRVKARLEKSKSRLLGPNCPGVLTPEECKIGIMPGSIFKKGNVGIVSRSGTLTYEAVFQTSNEGLGQTTAVGIGGDPVKGTEFIDVLEMFLADDATESIIMIGEIGGSAEEDAAQFLIDEAKKGRKKPMAGFIAGRTAPKGRTMGHAGAVVSGGKGDAESKIAAMEAAGIRVSPSPARLGTTLVEVLKG, encoded by the coding sequence ATGTCCATCCTCGTCAACAAGAACACCAAGATCCTGGTTCAGGGCCTGACCGGCAAGACCGGCAGCTTCCACACCGAACAGGCCCTGGCCTACTACGGCACGCAAATGGTCGGCGGCATCCACCCGGCCAAGGGCGGCCAGACCTGGACCGGTTCGCACGGCGAAAGCCTGCCGATCTTCGCCTCGGTCGCCGAAGGCAAGGAGCGCACCGGCGCCGACGCCTCGGTGATCTACGTCCCGCCGGCAGGCGCGGCCGACGCCATCATCGAAGCCATCGAGGCCGAGATCCCCTTCATCACCTGCATCACCGAAGGCATCCCGGTGCAGGACATGGTGCGCGTGAAGGCGCGCCTGGAGAAGTCCAAGTCGCGCCTGCTGGGCCCGAACTGCCCCGGCGTCCTGACGCCTGAAGAGTGCAAGATCGGCATCATGCCGGGCTCGATCTTCAAGAAGGGCAACGTGGGCATCGTCTCGCGTTCGGGCACCCTGACCTATGAAGCCGTGTTCCAGACCTCGAACGAGGGCCTGGGCCAGACCACGGCCGTCGGCATCGGCGGCGACCCGGTCAAGGGCACGGAGTTCATCGACGTGCTGGAGATGTTCCTGGCCGACGACGCCACGGAATCCATCATCATGATCGGCGAAATCGGCGGTTCGGCCGAAGAAGACGCCGCCCAGTTCCTGATCGACGAAGCCAAGAAGGGCCGCAAGAAGCCGATGGCCGGCTTCATCGCGGGCCGCACCGCTCCGAAGGGCCGCACCATGGGCCACGCTGGCGCGGTCGTCTCGGGCGGCAAGGGCGATGCGGAATCCAAGATCGCGGCGATGGAAGCCGCCGGCATCCGCGTCTCGCCGTCGCCGGCCCGTCTGGGCACGACTCTCGTTGAAGTGCTGAAGGGCTAA
- a CDS encoding DUF6356 family protein: MSSQFSRLFRDHPREVGESYLEHMAASSRFGFKLIRLAACAFTHALVPGLHKTTVSDAIRGMAHDMGGRAAEARECRMRDAGVWDVGL, encoded by the coding sequence ATGTCGAGTCAATTTTCACGTCTGTTCCGCGATCATCCGCGCGAGGTCGGCGAGAGCTATCTGGAGCACATGGCCGCCTCGTCGCGGTTCGGCTTCAAGCTGATTCGCCTCGCCGCCTGTGCCTTCACCCATGCGCTGGTGCCGGGCCTGCACAAGACCACGGTTTCCGACGCCATTCGCGGCATGGCCCACGACATGGGCGGCCGGGCCGCCGAGGCGCGCGAATGCCGGATGCGCGACGCGGGCGTGTGGGACGTGGGGCTCTAG
- a CDS encoding 2-oxoglutarate dehydrogenase E1 component: MADDAGRLNQVFAETSFLYGANAAFIEDLHEKWASDPGSVPGEWRAFFDQLKDNADLVKQSAAAGSWGRSGATEPTEETAVFDGRWPAPKVDAKAAGKPGPRPAAPAADASGAVSAADVRAAAHDSIRALMLIRAYRVRGHLQAKLDPLGIEQPIQNPELTPEFYGFTAADMDRPIFLDGVLGLETGSLRQVMELLRRTYCGNIGVQFMHIAEPEEKAWLQQRFEGPDKFEQNAFTKEGKLAIFKKLAEAEGFERFLHKRFPGTKRFGLDGGEAMVPALEQVIKRGGALGVDEIVLGMAHRGRLNVLAAVMGKPYKAIFHEFQGGSSVPSDIEGSGDVKYHMGASSDREFDGHKVHLSLTANPSHLEIVNPVVLGKSRAKQAFDIREAEVNAGKPDAEWVLDRSKVAPLLIHGDAAFAGQGVVAECFALMGLKGYRTGGTLHFVINNQIGFTTSPRNSRSSPYPSDVALMVQAPIFHVNGDDPEAVVFAAKVATEYRQKFHKDVVVDMFCYRRFGHNEGDDPTFTQPLMYAKIKNQPSTLEIYAKRLIAEGVITQAEVDAEIARFEAYLDAEFEAGKTFEAKKADWLDGEWKGLGVDAGDDQQQKGQTAVAADKLRDYGHRLTTIPNSVDVHKTLKRVIETRRETVSTGQNIDWATAESLAFASLLDEGYNIRLSGQDSVRGTFSQRHSGITDQTTEQRYFPLNNLRDGQAHFEVIDSALSEEAVLGFEYGYSLADPNTLTMWEGQFGDFVNGAQVVIDQFISSGERKWLRMSGLVMLLPHGYEGQGPEHSSARLERFLQQCAENNMQVANCTTPANYFHILRRQLHRSFRKPLILMTPKSLLRHKKAVSTLADMAEGSSFHRVLRDDAQLRPDVAGVTLKADKDIRKVIVCSGKVYYDLLDAREKAGRDDIYILRLEQFYPWPIKSISAELARFPNADLVWCQEEPKNMGGWTFVDPWIELTLEKLDVKAKRARYVGRPASASTAAGLMSRHLKELETFLAEAMA; the protein is encoded by the coding sequence ATGGCGGACGATGCAGGTCGGCTGAACCAGGTCTTTGCCGAGACCTCCTTCCTCTATGGCGCGAACGCCGCCTTCATTGAGGACCTGCACGAAAAATGGGCCTCGGACCCCGGCTCGGTGCCGGGGGAGTGGCGCGCCTTCTTCGATCAGCTGAAGGACAACGCCGACCTGGTGAAGCAGTCGGCCGCCGCCGGCTCCTGGGGCCGTTCGGGCGCGACCGAGCCGACCGAAGAGACCGCCGTGTTCGACGGCCGCTGGCCCGCGCCCAAGGTCGACGCCAAGGCCGCCGGCAAGCCCGGCCCGCGCCCGGCCGCTCCGGCCGCTGACGCCTCGGGCGCCGTCTCGGCCGCCGACGTGCGCGCCGCCGCCCACGATTCCATCCGCGCCCTGATGCTGATCCGCGCCTATCGCGTGCGCGGCCACCTGCAGGCCAAGCTCGACCCGCTGGGCATCGAGCAGCCGATCCAGAATCCCGAGCTGACGCCCGAGTTCTACGGCTTCACCGCCGCCGACATGGACCGTCCGATCTTCCTCGACGGCGTCCTCGGCCTGGAGACCGGCTCGCTGCGTCAGGTGATGGAGCTGCTGCGCCGCACCTACTGCGGCAATATCGGCGTCCAGTTCATGCACATCGCCGAACCCGAAGAGAAGGCCTGGCTGCAGCAGCGCTTCGAGGGGCCGGACAAGTTCGAGCAGAACGCCTTCACCAAGGAAGGCAAGCTGGCCATCTTCAAGAAGCTGGCCGAGGCCGAGGGCTTCGAGCGCTTCCTGCACAAGCGCTTCCCCGGCACCAAGCGCTTCGGCCTGGACGGCGGCGAGGCCATGGTCCCGGCGCTGGAGCAGGTGATCAAGCGCGGCGGCGCCCTGGGCGTCGACGAGATCGTCCTGGGCATGGCCCACCGCGGCCGCCTGAACGTCCTCGCGGCGGTCATGGGCAAGCCCTACAAGGCCATCTTCCACGAGTTCCAGGGCGGCTCGTCCGTCCCCTCGGACATCGAGGGCTCGGGCGACGTGAAGTATCACATGGGCGCCTCGTCGGACCGTGAGTTCGACGGCCACAAGGTCCACCTGTCGCTGACCGCCAACCCCTCGCACCTGGAGATCGTCAACCCGGTCGTCCTGGGCAAGTCGCGCGCCAAGCAGGCCTTCGACATCCGCGAGGCCGAGGTCAACGCCGGCAAGCCGGACGCCGAATGGGTGCTGGACCGCTCCAAGGTCGCCCCCCTGCTGATCCACGGCGACGCCGCCTTCGCCGGCCAGGGCGTGGTGGCCGAGTGCTTCGCCCTGATGGGGCTGAAGGGCTACCGCACCGGCGGCACCCTGCACTTCGTCATCAACAACCAGATCGGCTTCACCACCAGCCCGCGCAACTCGCGCTCGTCGCCCTATCCGTCGGACGTGGCTCTGATGGTCCAGGCGCCGATCTTCCACGTGAACGGCGACGATCCCGAAGCGGTCGTCTTCGCCGCCAAGGTAGCCACGGAATACCGCCAGAAATTCCACAAGGACGTGGTGGTGGACATGTTCTGCTACCGCCGCTTCGGCCACAACGAAGGCGACGACCCGACCTTCACCCAGCCGCTGATGTACGCGAAGATCAAGAACCAGCCCTCGACGCTGGAGATCTACGCCAAGCGCCTGATCGCCGAGGGCGTCATCACCCAGGCCGAGGTCGACGCCGAGATCGCCCGCTTCGAGGCCTACCTCGACGCCGAGTTCGAGGCAGGCAAGACCTTCGAGGCCAAGAAGGCCGACTGGCTGGACGGCGAGTGGAAGGGCCTGGGCGTCGACGCCGGCGATGACCAGCAGCAGAAGGGCCAGACCGCCGTCGCCGCCGACAAGCTGCGCGACTACGGCCACCGCCTGACCACGATTCCCAACAGCGTCGACGTGCACAAGACGCTGAAGCGCGTCATCGAGACCCGTCGCGAGACGGTGTCGACCGGCCAGAACATCGACTGGGCCACGGCCGAGAGCCTGGCCTTCGCCAGCCTGTTGGACGAAGGCTACAACATCCGCCTGTCGGGCCAGGACTCGGTGCGCGGCACCTTCTCGCAGCGTCACTCGGGCATCACCGACCAGACGACCGAGCAGCGCTACTTCCCGCTGAACAACCTGCGTGACGGCCAGGCCCACTTCGAGGTCATCGACTCGGCCCTGTCGGAAGAGGCGGTGCTGGGCTTCGAATACGGCTACTCCCTGGCCGACCCGAACACCCTGACCATGTGGGAAGGCCAGTTCGGCGACTTCGTGAACGGCGCCCAGGTGGTGATCGACCAGTTCATCTCCTCGGGCGAGCGCAAGTGGCTGCGGATGAGCGGCCTCGTGATGCTTCTGCCGCACGGCTATGAAGGCCAGGGTCCCGAGCACTCCTCGGCCCGTCTGGAGCGCTTCCTGCAGCAGTGCGCCGAGAACAACATGCAGGTCGCCAACTGCACGACGCCGGCCAACTACTTCCACATCCTGCGTCGCCAGCTGCACCGCTCGTTCCGCAAGCCGCTGATCCTGATGACGCCCAAGTCGCTGCTGCGTCACAAGAAGGCGGTCTCGACCCTGGCGGACATGGCCGAGGGCAGCTCCTTCCACCGCGTGCTGCGCGACGACGCCCAGCTGCGTCCGGATGTGGCGGGCGTCACGCTCAAGGCCGACAAGGACATCCGCAAGGTCATCGTCTGCTCTGGCAAGGTCTATTACGACCTGCTGGACGCGCGCGAGAAGGCCGGCAGGGACGACATCTACATCCTGCGCCTGGAGCAGTTCTATCCGTGGCCGATCAAGTCGATCTCGGCGGAACTGGCCCGCTTCCCCAACGCCGATCTGGTCTGGTGTCAGGAAGAGCCCAAGAACATGGGCGGCTGGACCTTCGTCGATCCGTGGATCGAGCTGACGCTCGAGAAGCTGGACGTGAAGGCCAAGCGCGCGCGCTACGTCGGTCGTCCGGCCTCGGCCTCGACCGCTGCGGGCCTGATGAGCCGTCACCTGAAGGAACTCGAGACCTTCCTCGCCGAGGCCATGGCCTGA
- a CDS encoding spinster family MFS transporter, which produces MSQIEAAAEAAKADAAKADAGASDARAAAPGYRYYVLGILILIYMLNFLDRQIIGILAAPLKAEFNLSDRQFGLLGGLAFALLYSTLAIPIAWLADRFSRVWIMTGALTLWSGFTALCGLAGGFGSLFLCRMGVGIGEAGGVAPAYSLIADYFPKSQRARALAAYAFGIPLGMAAGTLVGGLLAATWGWRTAFIVVGVLGVLVAPVLRLTVKDPKRGGLDAEPSAPVVVEAPKAPPFMTVVRTLAPKPSFWLLSFGAAASSVCGYGVAAWLPSFFMRSFGLTLSQTAWYYSAIVLVGGVAGIWLGGSMADRLGRKSKGAYPLTPAIAFLISVPCFILAMNSGALVGAVIPGSDPNGLAALTLAFLIFLIPTGLNLVWLGPITAAVQHLAGPAMRTTASALFLLINNLLGIAVGIYYFGWMSDLLRPTFGEESLRWAIYTGMGFYLLSSALLIGASRTLKKDWVD; this is translated from the coding sequence ATGAGCCAGATCGAAGCCGCCGCCGAAGCGGCCAAGGCCGACGCCGCCAAGGCCGACGCGGGGGCGTCGGACGCGCGCGCCGCCGCGCCGGGCTATCGCTACTATGTGCTGGGGATCCTGATCCTCATCTACATGCTGAACTTCCTGGACCGGCAGATCATCGGCATCCTGGCCGCGCCGCTGAAGGCCGAGTTCAACCTGAGCGACCGCCAGTTCGGCCTGCTGGGCGGCCTGGCCTTCGCCCTGCTGTATTCGACCCTGGCCATTCCCATCGCCTGGCTGGCGGACCGGTTCAGCCGGGTGTGGATCATGACCGGCGCCCTGACGCTGTGGTCCGGCTTCACCGCCCTGTGCGGCCTGGCGGGCGGGTTCGGCTCCCTGTTCCTGTGCCGCATGGGCGTGGGCATCGGCGAGGCGGGCGGAGTGGCCCCGGCCTATTCCCTGATCGCCGACTACTTCCCCAAGTCGCAGCGCGCGCGGGCCCTGGCGGCCTACGCCTTCGGCATTCCCCTGGGCATGGCGGCGGGCACCCTGGTCGGCGGCCTGCTGGCGGCGACCTGGGGCTGGCGCACGGCCTTCATCGTGGTCGGTGTCCTGGGCGTGCTGGTCGCGCCGGTGCTGCGCCTGACGGTCAAGGACCCCAAGCGCGGCGGCCTGGACGCCGAGCCGTCCGCGCCGGTTGTCGTCGAAGCGCCCAAGGCCCCGCCCTTCATGACGGTGGTGCGCACCCTGGCGCCCAAGCCCAGCTTCTGGCTGCTGTCGTTCGGCGCGGCGGCGTCCTCGGTGTGCGGCTACGGCGTCGCCGCCTGGCTGCCCAGCTTCTTCATGCGCAGCTTCGGCCTGACCCTGTCGCAGACGGCCTGGTATTATTCGGCCATCGTCCTGGTCGGCGGGGTGGCGGGCATCTGGCTGGGCGGCTCCATGGCCGACCGCCTGGGCCGGAAGTCCAAGGGCGCCTATCCGCTGACGCCGGCGATCGCCTTCCTGATCTCCGTGCCCTGCTTCATCCTGGCGATGAACTCCGGCGCCCTGGTCGGCGCGGTCATCCCCGGGTCCGACCCCAACGGCCTGGCGGCCCTGACCCTGGCCTTCCTGATCTTCCTGATCCCGACCGGGCTGAACCTGGTGTGGCTGGGGCCGATCACGGCGGCGGTGCAGCATCTGGCCGGCCCGGCCATGCGGACCACGGCCTCGGCCCTGTTCCTGCTGATCAACAACCTGCTGGGGATCGCCGTCGGCATCTACTACTTCGGCTGGATGAGCGACCTGCTGCGCCCGACCTTCGGCGAGGAAAGCCTGCGCTGGGCCATCTACACCGGCATGGGCTTCTACCTGCTGTCCTCGGCCCTGCTGATCGGCGCCTCGCGCACGCTCAAGAAGGACTGGGTCGACTGA
- a CDS encoding acyl-CoA dehydrogenase: MADGSHASQQTFRWDDPFDLRGRLTDEERMVQDAARAYAREALLPRVVAAFRDEVFDRTIMTEMGEMGFLGAMLPEQYGGSEASHVAYGLIAREIEAIDSGYRSAMSVQSSLAMYPIYAFGSDEQKAKFLPKMAAGELVGCFGLTEADGGSDPASMKTTAVAVQGGYRLNGGKYWITNSPIADLAIVWAKLDGKIRGFIVERDFDGFTTGKIGDKLSLRASVTGDIGLNDVFVPEANILPGVQGLRGPFSCLNKARYGIAWGAMGAAEFCFHASRDYVAERTLFGRPLSSRQLVQKKLADMQTEIFLGFEGAYALGRLLDTGAWVPEAISLMKRNNCGKALDVARVARDMHGGAGITGELHVMRHAMNLETVNTYEGAHDVHALILGRAITGEAAF, encoded by the coding sequence ATGGCCGACGGCTCGCACGCTTCGCAACAGACCTTCCGTTGGGATGATCCCTTCGACCTGCGCGGCCGTCTGACCGACGAGGAGCGGATGGTCCAGGACGCGGCGCGAGCCTATGCGCGCGAGGCCCTGCTGCCGCGCGTCGTCGCCGCCTTCCGCGACGAAGTCTTCGATCGCACGATCATGACCGAGATGGGCGAGATGGGCTTCCTGGGCGCCATGCTGCCGGAACAGTACGGCGGTTCGGAAGCCAGCCATGTCGCCTATGGCCTGATCGCGCGCGAGATCGAGGCCATCGACAGCGGTTATCGCTCGGCCATGAGCGTGCAGTCGTCCCTGGCCATGTACCCGATCTACGCCTTCGGCTCGGATGAGCAGAAGGCCAAGTTTCTGCCCAAGATGGCGGCGGGCGAACTGGTCGGCTGCTTCGGCCTGACGGAGGCCGACGGCGGCTCTGACCCGGCCTCGATGAAGACCACGGCGGTCGCGGTTCAGGGCGGCTATCGCCTGAACGGCGGCAAATACTGGATCACCAACTCGCCCATCGCCGACCTGGCTATCGTCTGGGCCAAGCTGGACGGGAAGATCAGGGGCTTCATCGTCGAGCGCGACTTCGACGGCTTCACCACGGGCAAGATCGGCGACAAGCTGTCCCTGCGCGCCTCGGTCACTGGCGACATCGGCCTGAACGACGTCTTCGTGCCGGAGGCCAACATCCTGCCGGGCGTGCAAGGCTTGCGCGGGCCGTTCTCCTGCCTGAACAAGGCGCGCTACGGCATCGCCTGGGGCGCCATGGGCGCCGCCGAGTTCTGCTTCCACGCCAGCCGCGACTATGTCGCCGAGCGCACCCTGTTTGGCCGTCCGCTGTCGTCGCGCCAGCTGGTGCAGAAGAAGCTGGCCGACATGCAGACCGAGATCTTCCTCGGCTTCGAGGGCGCCTATGCCCTGGGCCGCCTGCTGGACACGGGCGCCTGGGTTCCCGAGGCCATCAGCCTGATGAAGCGCAACAACTGCGGCAAGGCGCTGGACGTCGCCCGCGTCGCTCGCGACATGCACGGCGGCGCCGGCATCACCGGCGAACTGCACGTCATGCGCCACGCCATGAACCTGGAGACGGTCAACACCTACGAGGGCGCGCACGACGTCCACGCTCTGATCCTGGGCCGCGCCATCACCGGCGAGGCCGCCTTCTAG
- the sucC gene encoding ADP-forming succinate--CoA ligase subunit beta, which yields MNIHEYQAKQVLKGYGAPVAAGVAITSADQAEAAAKQLPGPLYVVKSQIHAGGRGKGKFKELPADAKGGVRLAFSIEEAVAHAKEMLGNTLVTAQTGEAGKQVNRLYIEDGADIARELYCSLLVDRSVGRVAFVVSTEGGMDIEEVAHATPEKIHTIAIDPEAGVTDADVAKISAALELTGDAAEDGKSLFPILYKAFVEKDMDMLEINPLIVMENGHLRVLDAKVSFDGNALYRHEDIRALRDETEEDAKEIEASKWDLAYVALDGNIGCMVNGAGLAMATMDIIKLYGKEPANFCDVGGGASKEKVAAAFKIITADPKVEGILVNIFGGIMKCDVIAEGVVAAVKEVGLKVPLVVRLEGTNVELGKKILNESGLAITAADDLDDAAQKIVAAIA from the coding sequence ATGAACATTCACGAGTATCAGGCCAAGCAGGTCCTCAAGGGCTACGGCGCCCCGGTCGCGGCGGGCGTCGCCATCACCTCGGCGGACCAGGCCGAAGCCGCCGCCAAGCAACTGCCGGGCCCGCTCTACGTCGTGAAGTCGCAAATCCACGCCGGCGGCCGCGGCAAGGGCAAGTTCAAGGAGCTGCCCGCCGACGCCAAGGGCGGCGTGCGTCTGGCCTTCTCGATCGAAGAAGCCGTCGCCCACGCCAAGGAAATGCTGGGCAACACCCTGGTGACGGCCCAGACGGGCGAGGCCGGCAAGCAGGTCAACCGCCTCTACATCGAGGACGGCGCCGACATCGCCCGCGAACTGTACTGCTCGCTGCTGGTTGACCGCTCGGTTGGCCGCGTGGCCTTCGTCGTCTCGACCGAAGGCGGCATGGACATCGAAGAAGTGGCTCACGCCACCCCTGAAAAGATCCACACCATCGCCATCGACCCGGAAGCGGGCGTGACCGACGCCGACGTGGCCAAGATCTCGGCCGCTCTGGAGCTGACCGGCGACGCCGCCGAGGACGGCAAGTCGCTGTTCCCGATCCTGTACAAGGCCTTCGTCGAGAAGGACATGGACATGCTCGAGATCAACCCGCTGATCGTCATGGAGAACGGCCACCTGCGCGTTCTGGACGCCAAGGTCTCGTTCGACGGCAACGCCCTGTACCGCCACGAAGACATCCGCGCCCTGCGCGATGAAACGGAAGAAGACGCCAAGGAGATCGAGGCCTCCAAGTGGGACCTCGCCTATGTCGCGCTGGACGGCAACATCGGTTGCATGGTCAACGGCGCGGGTCTGGCCATGGCGACGATGGACATCATCAAGCTGTACGGCAAGGAACCCGCCAACTTCTGCGACGTCGGCGGCGGCGCCTCGAAGGAGAAGGTCGCAGCGGCCTTCAAGATCATCACCGCCGACCCCAAGGTCGAAGGCATCCTGGTCAACATCTTCGGCGGCATCATGAAGTGCGACGTCATCGCTGAAGGCGTCGTCGCCGCGGTGAAGGAAGTGGGCCTGAAGGTGCCGCTGGTCGTGCGTCTGGAAGGCACGAACGTCGAGCTGGGCAAGAAGATCCTGAACGAGTCGGGTCTGGCCATCACGGCCGCCGATGACCTGGACGACGCCGCCCAGAAGATCGTCGCGGCGATCGCCTAA